In Molothrus aeneus isolate 106 chromosome 4, BPBGC_Maene_1.0, whole genome shotgun sequence, the following are encoded in one genomic region:
- the CTSO gene encoding cathepsin O codes for MARRPMAVLALLLCLLRPGSAALTGTRLRDGGGGREREGAAAALRESAKRIRLLNSLSKDNTTAVYGINQFSHLFPEEFKAIYLRSMPHKLPRYIKVPNGKEKPLPKKFDWRDKKVIAEVRNQQTCGGCWAFSVVGGIQSAYAIKRSTLEELSVQQVIDCSYNNYGCSGGSTVSALSWLNQTKVKLVRDSEYTFKAQTGLCHYFDRSDFGVSITGFAAYDFSGQEEEMMRMLVSWGPLAVTVDAVSWQDYLGGIIQYHCSSGRANHAVLIIGFDRTGSIPYWIVQNSWGPTWGIDGYVRVKMGSNVCGIADTVSAVFV; via the exons aTGGCACGGCGGCCGATGGCAGTGCTGgcgctgctgctgtgcctgctgcgGCCGGGCAGTGCCGCCCTCACGGGCACCCGGCTGCGggatggcggcggcggccgggagcgagagggagcggcggcggctcTGCGG gAAAGCGCCAAAAGAATTAGATTACTGAATTCATTATCAAAAGATAATACGACTGCTGTCTATGGAATAAATCAGTTTTCTCACCTGTTTCCTGAAGAGTTCAAAG CTATTTACTTGAGAAGCATGCCTCACAAACTTCCCAGATACATAAAAGTgccaaatgggaaggaaaagcctCTGCCAAAGAAGTTTGACTGGAGGGACAAGAAAGTCATTGCAGAAGTGAGAAACCAGCAGACA TGTGGAGGCTGCTGGGCTTTCAGTGTGGTAGGTGGCATACAGTCTGCCTATGCAATTAAAAGAAGCACCCTGGAAGAGCTCAGTGTGCAGCAAGTTATTGACTGCTCATACAATAACTACGGCTGCAGCGGGGGATCCACTGTTAGCGCTTTGAGCTGGCTGAACCAG ACCAAAGTAAAACTCGTGAGAGATTCAGAGTACACTTTCAAAGCTCAGACAGGACTGTGCCATTATTTTGATCGCTCAGACTTTGGAGTTTCAATAACAGGATTTGCTGCATATGACTTCAG TGGTCAAGAAGAGGAAATGATGAGGATGCTTGTCAGCTGGGGCCCTTTGGCAGTGACAGTCGATGCCGTTAGCTGGCAGGATTATCTCGGTGGAATCATACAGTATCACTGCTCCAGTGGAAGAGCAAACCATGCTGTTCTTATCATTGGTTTTGACAGAACAG GCAGCATTCCTTACTGGATTGTGCAGAACTCTTGGGGGCCGACGTGGGGAATAGATGGCTACGTTCGTGTTAAGATGGGCAGCAATGTCTGTG GTATAGCAGATACAGTTTCAGCAGTATTTGTTTGA